Proteins encoded in a region of the Ziziphus jujuba cultivar Dongzao chromosome 3, ASM3175591v1 genome:
- the LOC125423241 gene encoding protein BIG GRAIN 1-like B: MPKPPKPVRSITETEKNSTHTQTKLDKILKSGGVKIYSKVKQPTHFLNSLFTSKKSKSSSSAHAVQLSTCSSATSYPRSCLSKNSSPSGRSGKRGTDGVKKTVRFDPVTVIVDENGRSCGHKCLHEPEEQEVGSTLMPAWKIKRSHEFQVSERTRRVEEAAREEFRRHYRQIQRDFFLG, from the coding sequence ATGCCAAAGCCGCCAAAGCCTGTTCGATCCATTACCGAAACAGAGAAGAACAGCACACACACTCAGACTAAGCttgacaaaattttgaaatcaggGGGTGTGAAGATTTACAGCAAGGTGAAACAGCCAACTCATTTCCTTAACTCTCTTTTCACCTCCAAGAAATCCAAGAGCTCGTCCTCCGCCCATGCCGTTCAACTTTCAACTTGTTCTTCGGCCACTTCGTATCCCAGATCATGTTTAAGCAAAAACTCTTCACCTTCTGGTAGGAGTGGAAAACGTGGTACTGATGGGGTTAAAAAAACGGTTCGTTTCGACCCTGTGACTGTTATTGTGGATGAGAATGGTCGCTCATGCGGTCACAAATGCTTGCACGAACCAGAAGAACAAGAAGTCGGCTCGACTCTAATGCCTGCATGGAAAATCAAACGGTCGCATGAATTCCAGGTGTCCGAGAGAACGCGGCGAGTGGAGGAAGCAGCCAGAGAGGAATTTAGGAGACACTATCGTCAAATCcagagagatttttttttgggatga